From Cyanobium sp. Tous-M-B4, the proteins below share one genomic window:
- a CDS encoding heavy metal translocating P-type ATPase — protein MSLAWADSSPCLALHSLQEPPLLEPLLLEIEGMKCGGCVRAVEQRLLDQPGVRQASVNLLTRTAWVDLASAEADQGNLLEALAELGFQARLRSSEVELSSRRERLRARSWWQQWRQLVVALVLLLVSVLGHLPGAGLGALWIHALVATAALAGPGRPILVRGIQGALAGLPSMDTLVGLGVFSAYGASLVAFLWPHTGWPCFFNEPVMLLGFVLLGRFLEERARFRTGRALEQLAELQPDTALLLLGDGPPRPVRVGGLRPGDRVRLLPGDRVPVDGVVLEGCSAVDVSGLTGEPLPLQAGAGSELAAGSLNLEAPLVLEVSRRGADSAIARIIHLVERAQARKAPIQALVDRIAGRFTLVVLALAVATLLFWWLLGTDIWPQVLNSPNVAGHAGGHAGHGVLGTSAETPFALALQLAIAVLVVACPCALGLATPTAITVGTGRAAREGLLFRGGDAIETAARLQAVLFDKTGTLTLGRALVAAVEPLADLDADRLLQLAASLETGSRHPLGQALLQEAQRRDLVLFELGDSHTTAGEGVAGLVAGRRLRVGRLAWVEPAPSAALLARQALLECHGASVLALADDQLGLLGLLAINDQPRPDAAAVLAALRGMDLDLGLLSGDRREPVQQLGSRLGLLEAELAWELRPEQKLECILQHPAYGALAMVGDGINDAPALAAADLGIAVGTGTQIAQDSADLVVMGEQLDGIVRALLLARRTMAKVRQNLAWAFGYNLIVLPLAAGVLLPGFGVLLTPPLAALLMALSSITVVANALLLQDGRDHAS, from the coding sequence ATGTCCCTAGCCTGGGCCGACTCTTCTCCCTGCTTGGCCTTGCACTCGCTCCAGGAGCCGCCTCTGCTGGAGCCCCTCCTGCTGGAGATCGAGGGGATGAAGTGCGGCGGCTGTGTGCGGGCTGTGGAGCAGCGCCTGCTGGATCAGCCCGGGGTGCGCCAGGCCAGCGTCAACCTCTTAACCCGCACTGCCTGGGTCGATCTCGCCTCTGCTGAAGCGGATCAAGGGAACCTGCTTGAGGCCTTGGCAGAGCTGGGTTTCCAGGCACGACTGCGCTCTAGTGAAGTCGAGTTGTCGAGTCGTCGGGAGCGCTTGCGGGCGCGCAGCTGGTGGCAACAGTGGCGCCAGCTGGTGGTTGCCCTGGTGCTGCTGCTGGTGTCCGTGCTCGGTCATCTGCCCGGGGCGGGGCTTGGTGCCCTCTGGATTCACGCCTTGGTTGCCACTGCAGCCTTGGCCGGGCCCGGGCGGCCGATTTTGGTGCGGGGAATCCAGGGAGCTCTGGCCGGCTTGCCCAGCATGGACACCCTGGTCGGGCTAGGGGTATTCAGTGCCTATGGGGCCAGCTTGGTGGCCTTCCTTTGGCCCCACACCGGCTGGCCTTGCTTTTTCAATGAGCCGGTGATGCTGCTTGGCTTTGTGCTGCTGGGCCGCTTCTTGGAGGAACGGGCCCGCTTTCGCACCGGCCGTGCCCTCGAGCAGCTCGCTGAGCTCCAACCTGACACCGCCCTGCTTCTGCTTGGCGATGGACCGCCGCGTCCGGTGCGGGTTGGCGGCCTGCGCCCCGGTGACCGCGTTCGGTTGCTGCCCGGAGACCGGGTGCCAGTTGATGGCGTGGTGCTGGAGGGCTGCTCGGCGGTGGATGTTTCAGGCCTTACCGGCGAACCGCTGCCCCTGCAGGCCGGTGCCGGCAGCGAGCTCGCCGCCGGCAGCCTCAATCTGGAGGCGCCCCTAGTGCTGGAGGTGAGTCGCCGTGGGGCCGATAGCGCCATTGCCCGGATCATCCATTTGGTCGAGCGGGCCCAGGCCCGCAAGGCGCCCATTCAGGCCCTAGTCGACCGGATCGCCGGGCGTTTCACCCTGGTGGTGCTGGCTCTAGCGGTGGCGACGCTGCTTTTTTGGTGGTTGTTAGGCACCGATATCTGGCCCCAGGTGCTCAACTCCCCCAATGTGGCCGGTCATGCCGGGGGGCACGCCGGCCATGGGGTGCTTGGTACCAGCGCCGAAACCCCCTTTGCCCTGGCCCTGCAATTAGCAATTGCGGTGTTGGTGGTGGCCTGCCCCTGCGCCCTGGGCCTAGCTACCCCCACCGCCATCACGGTGGGCACGGGTAGGGCTGCCCGGGAGGGTTTGCTGTTTCGCGGTGGTGATGCGATTGAAACCGCTGCCCGGCTCCAGGCTGTGCTGTTCGATAAAACCGGCACTCTCACCCTGGGGCGTGCCTTGGTGGCGGCGGTGGAGCCCCTCGCTGATCTTGATGCCGATCGGCTGCTGCAACTGGCTGCCAGTCTTGAAACGGGCAGTCGCCATCCCCTGGGCCAGGCCTTGCTGCAGGAAGCCCAACGCCGTGATCTGGTGCTGTTTGAGCTGGGTGATTCCCACACCACAGCGGGTGAAGGCGTGGCGGGCTTGGTTGCGGGCAGGCGTTTGCGGGTTGGACGGCTGGCCTGGGTGGAGCCGGCGCCCTCAGCCGCATTGCTGGCCCGCCAGGCTCTGCTCGAGTGTCACGGGGCCAGTGTTCTGGCTTTGGCCGACGACCAGCTGGGCCTGCTCGGATTATTAGCAATCAATGATCAGCCCCGCCCGGACGCGGCGGCGGTGCTGGCAGCCCTGCGGGGCATGGATCTGGATCTTGGCCTGCTCAGTGGCGATCGGCGTGAGCCGGTGCAGCAGCTGGGCAGCCGGTTGGGTCTGCTTGAGGCCGAGCTGGCCTGGGAACTGCGGCCCGAGCAGAAGCTGGAGTGCATCCTGCAGCATCCGGCCTACGGAGCCCTGGCGATGGTGGGTGATGGCATCAACGACGCCCCTGCCCTGGCTGCGGCAGACCTTGGCATCGCCGTTGGCACGGGCACCCAGATCGCCCAGGACAGCGCCGATTTGGTGGTGATGGGCGAGCAGCTCGACGGCATTGTGCGGGCCCTGCTGCTGGCCCGCCGCACCATGGCCAAGGTGCGTCAAAACCTTGCTTGGGCCTTTGGTTACAACCTGATCGTGCTGCCGCTGGCGGCCGGCGTGTTGCTGCCTGGCTTTGGGGTATTGCTCACCCCGCCGCTGGCGGCCCTGCTGATGGCCCTTAGCTCGATCACGGTGGTGGCAAATGCCCTGTTGCTGCAGGACGGGAGGGATCATGCCAGCTGA
- a CDS encoding photosystem I assembly protein Ycf3, translated as MPRSQRNDNFIDKSFTVMADLILKVLPTNRRAKEAFAYYRDGMSAQADGEYAEALENYEEALTLEDDPNDKAFILYNMALVFASNGDHAKALDFYGQALDLNSKMPQALNNMAVIHHHLGSIAEESGDADEADRCFDQAADFWGKAIRLAPNNYIEAQNWLKTSGRGSVDVYF; from the coding sequence GTGCCCCGCAGTCAGCGCAACGACAACTTCATCGATAAGAGCTTCACGGTGATGGCCGACTTGATCCTCAAGGTGCTGCCCACCAACCGTCGCGCCAAGGAGGCCTTCGCCTATTACCGCGACGGCATGAGCGCCCAGGCCGACGGCGAATACGCAGAAGCCCTTGAGAACTACGAGGAGGCGCTAACCCTCGAGGACGACCCCAACGACAAGGCTTTCATCCTCTACAACATGGCCTTGGTGTTTGCCTCAAACGGTGACCACGCCAAAGCGCTTGACTTCTACGGCCAGGCCCTTGATCTCAACAGCAAGATGCCCCAGGCCCTCAACAACATGGCGGTGATTCACCACCACTTGGGCTCGATCGCCGAAGAGAGCGGCGATGCCGATGAAGCTGACCGCTGTTTCGATCAGGCAGCCGACTTCTGGGGCAAGGCGATCCGGCTGGCACCAAACAACTACATCGAAGCCCAGAACTGGCTCAAAACCAGCGGCCGCGGCAGCGTCGACGTTTATTTCTAA
- the tmk gene encoding dTMP kinase, translated as MPADFQVATPAAVPRGRFVVLEGIDGCGKSTQIEALRRWLPTSGLLATGAELLVTREPGGTALGAALRQLLLHPPGEAAPEPMAELLLYAADRAQHVEQCIRPALAAGHWVLSDRYSGSTAAYQGYGRGLDLARIAQLEQLATGGLAPDLTLWLELPLAESLRRRGERTADRIEASGEAFLHRVIDGFAALAAGRGWRRVDATGAPEQVAAACCGLLAELATGSPP; from the coding sequence ATGCCAGCTGATTTCCAGGTGGCGACGCCGGCCGCAGTTCCCCGGGGCAGGTTTGTGGTGCTTGAGGGCATCGATGGCTGCGGCAAGAGCACCCAGATCGAGGCCCTGCGCCGCTGGTTGCCGACCAGTGGCTTGCTGGCAACCGGCGCCGAGCTGCTGGTGACCCGGGAGCCGGGGGGCACTGCCCTAGGGGCTGCGCTGCGCCAGCTGCTGCTGCACCCCCCGGGTGAGGCGGCGCCGGAGCCAATGGCCGAGCTGCTGCTCTACGCCGCCGACCGGGCCCAGCATGTGGAGCAGTGCATTCGGCCGGCTCTGGCGGCCGGCCATTGGGTGCTGAGCGATCGCTACAGCGGCTCTACGGCGGCCTATCAGGGCTATGGCCGCGGCCTCGACCTGGCCCGTATCGCCCAGCTGGAGCAGCTGGCCACAGGAGGCCTGGCCCCCGATCTCACCCTCTGGCTGGAGTTGCCCCTGGCCGAATCCCTGCGTCGCCGCGGTGAGCGCACTGCCGACCGCATCGAGGCCAGCGGTGAGGCTTTTCTGCACCGGGTTATCGATGGTTTTGCGGCCCTGGCCGCAGGGCGGGGCTGGCGGCGGGTTGATGCCACTGGGGCACCGGAGCAGGTGGCGGCAGCCTGCTGCGGTTTGCTGGCCGAGCTTGCGACTGGTTCGCCCCCATGA
- a CDS encoding DNA polymerase III subunit delta', which produces MTALFDDLLGQTRAVALLEASLVKGRLAPAYLFAGPDGVGRRLAALRFLEGVLAGLQGDAGIRRRLQEGNHPDLLWVEPTYQDKGQLVPASKAEELGLARRAAPQLRLEQIRDVSRFLSRRAVEARGCVVVLEDAEAMAEGAANALLKTLEEPGEGLLILIAATPEQLLTTIRSRCQQIPFTRLSSEQLTVVLERCGEPAPTADPPELLELAAGSPGALLRCRQAWAALPEGLAARLLDLAAAAEPLQALALARDLAEALDAEQQLWLLGWWQLALWRRQAPVAQLQRLERLRSQLRAYVQPRLAWEVALLELAGI; this is translated from the coding sequence ATGACGGCCCTGTTTGACGACCTGCTTGGTCAGACCAGGGCCGTAGCCCTGCTCGAAGCCTCCTTGGTTAAGGGGCGGCTGGCGCCGGCCTATCTGTTTGCCGGCCCTGATGGCGTCGGGCGGCGGTTGGCGGCGTTGCGCTTTTTGGAGGGTGTGCTGGCAGGGCTTCAGGGCGATGCCGGTATCCGCAGGCGTCTCCAGGAGGGAAACCACCCGGATCTGCTCTGGGTCGAGCCCACCTATCAGGACAAAGGCCAGTTGGTGCCGGCTTCCAAGGCCGAGGAGCTGGGCTTGGCGCGGCGGGCTGCACCCCAGCTGCGGCTTGAGCAGATTCGCGACGTTTCGCGCTTTTTATCCCGTCGGGCCGTGGAAGCCAGGGGTTGTGTGGTGGTGCTGGAGGACGCCGAGGCGATGGCCGAGGGGGCAGCCAATGCCTTGCTCAAAACCCTGGAGGAGCCCGGTGAGGGCCTGCTGATCCTGATCGCGGCGACGCCAGAGCAGCTGCTCACCACGATTCGCTCCCGCTGCCAGCAGATCCCCTTCACCAGGCTCAGCTCCGAGCAGCTGACGGTGGTGCTGGAGCGCTGCGGTGAGCCCGCCCCAACGGCTGATCCACCTGAACTGCTGGAGCTGGCTGCAGGTTCGCCGGGGGCCCTGCTGCGTTGCCGCCAGGCCTGGGCAGCCCTGCCTGAGGGGCTGGCGGCAAGGTTGCTGGACTTGGCAGCAGCTGCGGAGCCCCTCCAGGCCCTGGCCCTGGCGAGGGATCTGGCCGAGGCCCTTGATGCTGAACAACAGCTATGGCTGCTTGGCTGGTGGCAGCTGGCGTTATGGAGGCGGCAGGCCCCGGTGGCCCAGCTCCAGCGCCTAGAGCGCCTGCGCAGCCAGCTGCGCGCCTACGTGCAGCCGCGGCTGGCCTGGGAAGTGGCCCTGCTGGAGTTGGCCGGGATCTGA
- a CDS encoding response regulator transcription factor, giving the protein MKPCILLIEDDSDMRELVAGHLEHGGFDVQRAEDGIKGQALALQYSPDLILLDLMLPKVDGLTLCQRLRRDERTAKIPILMLTALGSIKDKVSGFNSGADDYLPKPFDLEELMVRVKALLRRSDHAPLSTKHNEILSYGCITLVPERFEAIWFDEPVRLTHLEFELLHCLLQRHGQTVAPSLILKEVWGYEPDDDIETIRVHVRHLRTKLEPDPRKPRFIKTVYGAGYCLELPSERQAQAS; this is encoded by the coding sequence ATGAAGCCCTGCATCCTGCTGATCGAAGACGACAGCGACATGCGCGAGCTGGTGGCAGGCCACCTGGAGCATGGGGGCTTCGACGTACAGCGAGCCGAAGACGGCATCAAGGGCCAGGCCCTGGCTCTTCAATACAGCCCTGATCTGATCCTGCTGGATCTGATGTTGCCCAAGGTGGATGGCCTCACCCTCTGCCAGCGGCTACGTCGCGATGAGCGGACTGCCAAGATCCCGATTCTGATGCTCACGGCCCTCGGCAGCATCAAAGACAAGGTGAGCGGTTTCAATTCCGGCGCCGACGACTATCTCCCTAAGCCCTTCGATCTCGAGGAGTTGATGGTGCGGGTTAAGGCGCTGCTGCGCCGCAGCGACCATGCCCCCCTATCCACCAAGCACAACGAAATCCTCAGCTACGGCTGCATCACCCTGGTACCTGAGCGCTTTGAAGCCATCTGGTTTGACGAGCCGGTGCGCCTCACCCACCTGGAATTCGAACTGCTGCACTGCCTGCTGCAGCGCCACGGCCAAACCGTGGCCCCTTCCCTGATCCTCAAGGAGGTTTGGGGCTACGAACCTGACGACGACATCGAGACCATCAGGGTGCACGTGCGCCACCTACGCACCAAGCTCGAGCCCGATCCCCGTAAACCCCGCTTCATTAAAACCGTGTACGGCGCCGGCTACTGCCTGGAGCTACCCAGCGAACGCCAAGCCCAGGCCAGCTGA